The genomic window AGGGCGCCCCACGGGCCGCCGGCGGTCGCCGCGGCCTGAACATGCAGGTTATGGGCGACGACGAGCACCCGCCCCGCCGGCCCCTCCTGCCCGAGCGCCCAGAGGACGTTCTCGGCCATCGCGGCGTCCCGCGCGTTGATCATCCGCCAGGCGCCGGACGGGACTCGATCCCCCGGCGGGTCGGTGGGGGCCACGCGGAACATGCGGTCCGTCTGCTTCGCGACGACGGCGGCGCGGTGGGCCCAGTCGTAGTCGGCCGCGGGGGCCGCGGCGAGGTAGTCGACTCGCTCGCGTTCCAGGAGCGCCACCAGGTCATCGACGACGGCCGTGAAGGCGTCGTGCTCCGGCCTCGTCCATGGTTCCGTGGGGTTCGCGAGGCGTCGCAGCCACGGCTCGGAGGCGGCCCGGAGCGTCCTTGCCGACGCGGGGTCGACGCGGCCCAGGTACGCGAGCGCGGCCGCGATCCCCGCGGGCGTCGGCCGCGAGCCCCAAGGGCCCGTGTAGCTCAGGTCGATCGCGTAGAACCGGATCGGACGCCTGGTCGCGGGGCGTGCGTTGCGGGCGTGCATCCAGCGCACGAGCTGCAGGCTCTCCTCAAGGGGCTCGTGCCACCACGTCCGAGCCCCGGCGACGACATCCTCCGGGGTCCCGGGGCCGCCGGCGACGTAATCCGCCAGGCGTCGCGACTCCGGGAACGCGGATTCCACCGCGATCGCCGTGAAGCCGAGCTCCTCGACCAGGTCCTCGAACAGGCGGTTCCGGAAGGCGAGGGGCTCGTGGGCCCGAGCGACGACTCGCCGAGCGCGACCACGCGGGCGTCGCCGACGATCGCGCGGAGCGGGGCGAGGTCGGAGCGGTCGCCCCCGAGCTGAAGGCCCCGGAGCGGCCAGGCCCGCGTCGACGCCGGTCGCTCGACTGTCGTCGCGGATTCGGGCGATTGCCCCAGGGCCGCCGTCCCGCCCGCGCCGACGCAGGACGCGCCCGCGAGGGCGACCAGTGCGACCGTGAAGCGAAGGACGCGGTCGACGATAGCGTTGCCCGACGGGGCCGCCGGAGCCATCCCCTCGATTCTATCTATGTTCATCAATCAGCCCCATGCGGAACGTCGAATCCCTCGCCACAGAGGGGATTCGTCCGACGGGAGGGAAGATTGGCCGCCGCGAGGAGGGAGGGGCCGCGAAGGAGGGACGGCGAGAGGGCGAATGACGATCGCCCGGGCGATGCCGGACGACGTTTTTCAGGCCTGCTCCGCCAGGACGGCCTCGTAGGCTTCCGGCCCTTCCTCCGAGGGCTCGCGCTCCCGGTCCCCGGACGTGACCAGCGCCACCGAGGCGACGATGATCACCATGGCCAGCCACGCCGCCGGGGCGACGGGCTCGCGGCCGACGAGGCTGCCCAGCAGCACGGCGACGACCGGGTTCACGTAGGCGTAGGTGCTCAGCTTCGCCGGCGTGGTCGCCGCGATCAGGTAGCCGTAGGCGCTGAAGGCCAGGAGCGAGCCGAAGAGGATCAGGTAGAGCCAGGCCAGGATCGAGGGCGCGGCGACGGCCGCCGGGTGGAACCGCGACGCCTCCCCGCCCATCA from Aquisphaera giovannonii includes these protein-coding regions:
- a CDS encoding erythromycin esterase family protein; this encodes MRRRGRDGGPGAIARIRDDSRATGVDAGLAAPGPSARGRPLRPRPAPRDRRRRPRGRARRVVARAHEPLAFRNRLFEDLVEELGFTAIAVESAFPESRRLADYVAGGPGTPEDVVAGARTWWHEPLEESLQLVRWMHARNARPATRRPIRFYAIDLSYTGPWGSRPTPAGIAAALAYLGRVDPASARTLRAASEPWLRRLANPTEPWTRPEHDAFTAVVDDLVALLERERVDYLAAAPAADYDWAHRAAVVAKQTDRMFRVAPTDPPGDRVPSGAWRMINARDAAMAENVLWALGQEGPAGRVLVVAHNLHVQAAATAGGPWGALERMPTSMGQHLRAALGDRLVVIGMREAAREGDAASPPLPSAPRPFLLDVRTAGEAPPRAPGATFDALLVLDPATPARAVGAGH
- a CDS encoding EamA family transporter, with protein sequence MMLAGSVAILFAALTWAIGSLFLRTADLPQSAPLATGMQMLTGGAMLTTLGLMGGEASRFHPAAVAAPSILAWLYLILFGSLLAFSAYGYLIAATTPAKLSTYAYVNPVVAVLLGSLVGREPVAPAAWLAMVIIVASVALVTSGDREREPSEEGPEAYEAVLAEQA